In Oscillatoria acuminata PCC 6304, a single window of DNA contains:
- the serA gene encoding phosphoglycerate dehydrogenase: MPKVLVSDPIDQAGLDILSQVAQVDVKTGLSNEELVQMIPEYDALMIRSGTRVTQEIIEAGNQLKIIGRAGVGVDNVDVPSATRKGIVVVNSPEGNTIAAAEHALAMMLSLSRYIPDANHSVKNGKWDRKSYVGAEVYKKTLGIVGLGKIGSHVAAAAKALGMKLLAYDPFISLERADHLGCRLVDMDLLFRESDYITLHIPKTSETANLINAEAIAKMKPTVRIINCARGGIIDEAALADALREGRIGGAALDVYENEPLEADSPLRSLGKQAILTPHLGASTAEAQINVAIDVAEQIRDVLLGLPARSAVNIPGLYPDALEKLRPYLQLAENLGNLVGQLAGGRVELLNVRLQGELADNNSQPIVVAALKGLLSQALRERVNYVNASIEAKERGIRIIETRDGSIRDYTGSLHLEAKGALGDHSVTGALLGDGEIRITDIDEFPINVPPTHHMLFTRHRDMPGIIGKIGSLLGSFNVNIASMQVGRKIVRGDAVMVLSLDDPLPEGILAEIMKVPGIRDAYTVML; the protein is encoded by the coding sequence ATGCCCAAGGTTCTTGTCTCCGATCCCATAGACCAAGCTGGACTGGATATCCTCTCCCAAGTTGCCCAAGTTGACGTGAAAACAGGGCTATCCAACGAAGAATTAGTTCAGATGATCCCCGAATACGATGCCCTGATGATTCGTTCGGGGACCCGCGTCACTCAAGAAATTATCGAAGCCGGTAACCAACTTAAAATTATTGGTCGTGCCGGAGTCGGTGTGGATAATGTCGATGTTCCCTCCGCCACCCGCAAAGGGATTGTGGTGGTGAACTCCCCGGAAGGAAACACCATTGCTGCGGCTGAACACGCTCTGGCGATGATGCTCTCCCTTTCTCGCTACATTCCTGATGCCAATCACTCGGTTAAAAATGGCAAATGGGACCGCAAAAGCTATGTCGGTGCAGAGGTTTACAAAAAGACCCTCGGCATTGTCGGATTAGGCAAAATTGGCTCCCATGTTGCCGCAGCGGCGAAAGCCCTGGGGATGAAGTTGCTTGCCTATGATCCCTTTATTTCCCTCGAACGGGCGGATCATCTCGGATGCCGGTTAGTCGATATGGATTTACTATTCCGGGAATCCGACTACATTACCCTGCATATTCCCAAAACCTCAGAAACGGCTAATCTGATTAATGCCGAAGCGATTGCCAAGATGAAACCCACCGTGCGGATTATCAACTGCGCTAGAGGGGGAATTATTGATGAAGCGGCGTTAGCTGATGCATTGAGAGAGGGACGAATTGGGGGTGCAGCCCTTGATGTGTATGAAAATGAACCCTTAGAAGCGGATTCTCCCTTACGGAGTCTGGGGAAACAAGCGATTCTGACGCCGCACTTAGGGGCTTCTACGGCGGAAGCGCAAATCAATGTGGCGATCGATGTTGCTGAACAAATTAGAGATGTCCTGCTGGGGTTACCGGCGCGATCGGCGGTGAATATCCCCGGTTTGTACCCCGATGCCTTGGAAAAACTCCGTCCCTATCTGCAACTCGCCGAAAACCTCGGCAATTTGGTGGGACAGTTGGCTGGGGGTCGAGTCGAATTGCTGAATGTCCGTCTCCAAGGCGAGTTGGCGGATAATAACAGTCAACCGATTGTGGTGGCGGCCCTGAAAGGGTTACTCTCCCAAGCATTACGAGAACGGGTGAATTATGTGAATGCCAGCATTGAAGCGAAAGAACGAGGCATTCGGATTATTGAAACTCGGGATGGTTCCATTCGCGACTATACGGGTTCTCTGCACCTAGAGGCTAAGGGTGCGCTTGGGGATCACTCGGTGACGGGGGCGCTGTTAGGGGATGGGGAAATTCGGATTACGGATATTGATGAGTTTCCGATTAATGTCCCGCCCACCCATCATATGTTGTTTACTCGCCACCGGGATATGCCGGGAATTATTGGCAAAATTGGCTCGTTGTTGGGCAGTTTTAATGTCAATATTGCCAGTATGCAGGTGGGTCGCAAAATCGTGCGCGGGGATGCGGTGATGGTGTTGAGTCTGGATGACCCCCTGCCGGAAGGGATTTTAGCAGAAATTATGAAGGTTCCAGGTATTCGGGATGCCTATACGGTAATGTTATAG
- the prmA gene encoding 50S ribosomal protein L11 methyltransferase yields the protein MANNWWEIQVLCDPALEDLVFLRVETFGCRGTASEMKGHSCLISAYLPQEQAHLLDLAALSLLFRQDALCVNLPIPAVQWNLIEEEDWSSSWKQHWHPEEIGDRFVVNPAWLPIPETDRLVLQLDPGVAFGTGAHPTTQLCLEALEMRLGYEETHATIADIGCGSGILSIGAILLGAKQVYAVDIDPLAVKSTRRNRELNQIDESLLQAQLGSIEMIKQLSPEPVDGIVCNILAEVIIDLIPQMDAISKPSTWGIISGVLLDQAKPVADTLEQYGWVVATLWRRKDWCCFTIRRN from the coding sequence ATGGCTAACAACTGGTGGGAAATACAAGTGCTTTGCGATCCCGCGTTAGAAGATTTGGTCTTTTTACGAGTGGAAACTTTTGGCTGTCGCGGTACTGCCAGTGAGATGAAAGGCCATTCCTGTTTAATTTCAGCTTATCTACCCCAGGAACAGGCGCATTTATTGGATTTGGCGGCGTTGTCTTTACTCTTCCGTCAAGATGCTCTGTGTGTAAATCTGCCGATTCCCGCAGTCCAGTGGAATCTGATTGAGGAGGAGGATTGGTCCAGTAGTTGGAAGCAACACTGGCATCCTGAAGAAATTGGCGATCGCTTTGTGGTTAACCCCGCATGGCTGCCTATTCCTGAAACCGATCGCCTGGTGTTACAATTGGACCCCGGTGTTGCTTTCGGCACTGGCGCTCATCCCACCACCCAACTCTGTCTGGAGGCCCTGGAAATGCGCCTCGGATATGAAGAAACCCACGCGACGATCGCGGATATTGGCTGTGGTTCGGGGATTTTATCCATTGGGGCAATTTTACTCGGTGCCAAGCAAGTTTATGCCGTAGATATTGACCCTCTGGCGGTCAAATCCACTCGGCGCAATCGGGAATTAAATCAGATTGATGAGTCGCTTTTACAGGCTCAATTGGGCAGTATTGAGATGATTAAACAACTCAGTCCGGAACCTGTGGATGGGATTGTTTGTAATATCCTCGCCGAAGTGATTATTGATTTAATTCCCCAAATGGATGCAATTTCTAAACCCAGCACTTGGGGCATTATTAGCGGGGTTTTATTAGACCAAGCCAAACCCGTGGCTGATACTCTGGAACAATATGGGTGGGTGGTGGCGACTCTCTGGCGACGCAAAGATTGGTGCTGTTTCACGATTCGCCGCAACTAA
- the trxA gene encoding thioredoxin, whose protein sequence is MTVKKQFASFEEMLTDSEVPVLVDFYAAWCGPCQMMGPVLDEVNARLKNRIQVVKIDTEKYQDLATEHRIYALPTLVLFKNGKPLQRFEGFLSAEQLIPKLESLL, encoded by the coding sequence ATGACCGTTAAAAAACAGTTTGCCAGTTTTGAAGAAATGCTCACCGATTCAGAAGTACCTGTGCTGGTGGATTTTTACGCTGCTTGGTGCGGTCCCTGTCAAATGATGGGTCCCGTATTGGATGAAGTGAATGCTCGTTTAAAAAATCGGATTCAGGTCGTTAAAATTGATACGGAGAAATACCAGGACTTAGCAACAGAGCATCGAATCTATGCCTTGCCGACCTTAGTTCTATTTAAAAATGGCAAACCACTCCAGCGATTTGAGGGATTTCTCAGCGCCGAACAGCTTATTCCCAAACTTGAATCCCTGCTGTAA
- a CDS encoding SDR family oxidoreductase: MGLNIGIIGCGYVGTSVARRWREGGHSITATTTRTDRREELEQVAQQVVVLQGNDSEALASLVQNQDVILLSVAASRGGDYQKTYLETAKTLVPVLQQSPRVQQVIYTSSSSVYGDHQGAYVDETTSLAPGNQNAEVLAQTEQVLLTAQSDRLKVCILRLAGIYGPDRELLKIFSRFAGKTRPGSGEYWSNWVHLEDIVEAIAFVCLHRCQGIYNLVNDVPRPMRELMDRLCEVHNLAPISWDPSVPLERSYHARLSNQKLKNAGFQFQYPQTLL, translated from the coding sequence ATGGGATTAAATATTGGCATTATTGGCTGTGGTTATGTGGGTACATCGGTGGCACGACGATGGCGGGAGGGTGGACATAGTATAACCGCTACGACAACCCGGACCGATCGCCGAGAGGAACTGGAACAGGTAGCGCAACAGGTGGTGGTGCTCCAGGGGAATGATTCGGAGGCCCTAGCATCCCTGGTCCAAAACCAAGATGTGATCCTGTTAAGCGTGGCAGCGTCCAGGGGAGGGGATTATCAAAAAACCTATCTGGAGACAGCGAAGACCCTGGTGCCGGTATTGCAGCAATCTCCCAGAGTTCAACAGGTCATTTATACCAGTAGCTCGTCGGTATATGGGGACCACCAGGGCGCGTATGTGGATGAAACCACCTCCCTGGCACCGGGGAATCAGAATGCGGAGGTGTTAGCTCAGACGGAGCAGGTTTTGCTAACCGCCCAAAGCGATCGCCTAAAGGTCTGTATTCTACGGTTGGCGGGAATTTATGGACCCGATCGCGAACTGTTGAAAATTTTTAGTCGCTTTGCGGGCAAGACTCGTCCCGGCAGTGGGGAATATTGGAGTAATTGGGTTCATTTAGAGGACATTGTAGAGGCGATCGCCTTTGTCTGTCTCCACCGTTGCCAGGGGATTTACAATCTGGTGAATGATGTCCCCCGGCCAATGCGCGAACTCATGGATCGCCTCTGCGAAGTCCACAATCTGGCTCCCATTTCCTGGGATCCCTCGGTTCCCCTAGAGCGGTCTTATCATGCCAGACTCTCGAATCAGAAACTCAAAAATGCCGGGTTTCAATTCCAGTATCCCCAAACCCTGCTGTAA
- a CDS encoding DUF1816 domain-containing protein has product MKIADTIEQAFTSYLEKLGIAWWIEIVTAEPTCTYYFGPFMSAKEAECYKGGYLEDLESEGAQGFAVYIHRCQPTELTIANDL; this is encoded by the coding sequence ATGAAAATAGCAGACACCATTGAACAAGCTTTTACTTCTTATTTGGAAAAGCTGGGAATTGCTTGGTGGATTGAAATCGTTACCGCAGAACCCACCTGTACTTACTACTTTGGTCCGTTTATGAGCGCCAAAGAAGCCGAGTGCTATAAAGGGGGCTACCTTGAGGACCTCGAAAGTGAAGGTGCTCAAGGATTTGCTGTCTACATTCACCGCTGCCAACCGACTGAACTCACCATCGCCAATGACCTGTAA
- a CDS encoding response regulator: MSFKRILVIDDEDDIREVAQLSLEMVGGWEVLTASSGNEGLQVAEAKQPDAILLDVMMPDMDGPATFKKLQANPSTQQIPVILLTAKVLYADQRRFSELGVNSVIAKPFEPMNLAAQVASALGWES, translated from the coding sequence GTGAGTTTTAAACGAATTTTAGTGATTGATGATGAAGATGATATCCGGGAAGTGGCTCAACTCAGCCTAGAAATGGTTGGAGGTTGGGAAGTTCTCACCGCCAGTTCCGGTAACGAGGGACTCCAGGTGGCTGAAGCCAAACAGCCGGATGCGATTCTCCTAGATGTGATGATGCCGGATATGGATGGCCCTGCAACCTTTAAAAAGCTCCAGGCTAATCCCTCGACCCAACAGATCCCCGTAATTTTGCTCACCGCCAAAGTTCTCTATGCCGATCAGCGCCGCTTTTCAGAACTGGGAGTCAACTCGGTGATTGCCAAGCCGTTTGAACCCATGAATCTAGCCGCTCAGGTGGCTTCGGCTCTCGGTTGGGAGTCGTAA
- a CDS encoding PAS domain S-box protein — translation MNRILLLIEEQQTRHLLIEQLGQHYQVITGESNPVESVAGEVHPGWNRLDLCISDRLGLEAFQGSWESVNPCQPRDFPLLLVIHPGEWSILQSPWEAEAGASRGETLGVRRYDDAIAAPIQPEELFWRVEKLLSTRVRVRDQESPSILDASPPEQSESLTAHSPHLQRQRHLQQNDQLFRAFVEEIRDYAIFLLDSTGRIASWNRGAQRLLGYSSAEIIGNHFSCFYPEEDIATGKPQQELQLVATAGQCEDEGWRRGRNGRRFWANITLSALQDAQGQLVGFSVIAHDLSDRKAVEMELCSLNRALTTIWECNQVMVRAQEESELLHEICRIIVETGGYRLAWVALSEAEEPAQSEQQRPLQPAAFAGDAQEYLQQIQASWKPNQQFAGMTRTCIQTGKCCLVQNIQTEPNFAPWRELALNQGLHSTIALPLIGKNKTFGSLRIYSGTANAFDIAEVELLGELANDLAYGIVALRDRAERQRAESALAKSEERYRRLVELSPEAIIVHSSGKIEFINTAGAKLLGATTPEALVGLPVLDFVHPDKRAVVAERIDQILSEHQAVPFIEQQFLRVDGTIVPVELAATPIGEKNGILNLLTVARDLSDRKRMEAALRASEELHRITLSNISEAVFITDCNGALTYISPAVRFICDYSVEEAQQWKHISDLLGDHLFEGEELDLLGEIHNLERTILDKQGNPRTLLVSVKQVEIEGGTLLYTCRDITDRKQAEEALRESEHRFRTTFEGAAIGMKITDLEGRFLQSNPALQGMLGYSQAQLRDFCFESITYPEDLPISRQLFQELLAGERDRYQLEKRYIHAQGHCVWVRLSVSSIRDTQNSWQFAIGLVEDITERKQAEEELRLYRNHLEELVAERTAELQRINARLRTEISRREQAQQALIRVTQAVESTSDAVLMIDITGQAIYHNRAFLDLFEWTVEELNQAGGLPSLFADSTLGQEVFNLIHQGNSWSSEVLMRGQTHRSFVLPLAIDHSPISTISIWLRADAVTDENNQRVGSICVLTDITDRKQTEAALRESEDQLRTLINAMPDAICFKDGRGAWLEVNQAMLKIFDMGDLDYHGKTDAEIAELNLFYRDAFLECERSDEEAWKHGILSHQEEVIPLPDGSHVILDTLKVPLFHSDGSRKGLVVIGRDITERKQVEEERLRLASIVESSDDAIIGKTLDGMILSWNAGAQRIYGYTAEEVKGRSISILILPDRQESELRLLEGIRQGSSIDHYETVHLKKEGSPIYVSLTISPIKDAAGRITGVSTIARDVTDLKRVEDSLERLRHQNELILNSAGEGICGMDIRGNTTFINPAATKMLGYSMGELLGAPLTMILGSNFLPKEEGDPRDGGGDCLAPPLYGAISDGSVHHGTAVFWRKDGTSFPVEYITTPIQEQNQIKGAVLTFKDITERQGVERMKDEFISVVSHELRTPLTSIRGSLGLLANGLLESYPEKAGRMLEIAVSNTDRLVRLINDILDLERIQSGKVTMVEQLCNAADLTIAAADAMRTMADKAGVTICVNPIPVQLWADPDRIFQVLTNLLSNALKFSPEGGQVWLSASLTSAGEPDFLPSQTPEVLFLIKDQGRGIPRDKLETIFERFQQVDASDSRKKGGTGLGLAICRSIVEHHGGQIWVESVVGEGSSFYFTLPVERQNSDSDEECSDFTCSPTQDPGIAVESGDRREERLTQGHSGPPEKDPQVNSAPPSPILEAIARLKGRS, via the coding sequence ATGAACCGCATTTTGCTCCTAATCGAGGAACAACAAACCCGTCATCTGCTCATCGAGCAGTTAGGGCAACATTACCAAGTCATAACGGGAGAGTCAAACCCGGTGGAGAGTGTGGCGGGTGAAGTTCACCCCGGCTGGAATCGCCTGGATTTGTGCATTAGCGATCGCCTCGGGTTGGAGGCTTTCCAGGGGTCTTGGGAATCGGTCAACCCCTGTCAACCTCGTGATTTTCCCCTGTTACTGGTGATTCACCCAGGAGAGTGGAGCATTTTGCAATCCCCCTGGGAAGCGGAAGCAGGTGCAAGCCGGGGTGAAACCCTGGGAGTCAGGAGATATGACGATGCGATCGCCGCACCGATCCAGCCCGAAGAACTCTTCTGGAGAGTCGAAAAACTCTTGAGTACCCGAGTCAGAGTTAGGGATCAAGAGTCCCCGTCCATCTTGGATGCTTCTCCCCCCGAGCAATCTGAATCCCTGACTGCCCACAGCCCCCATCTCCAACGACAACGACACCTACAACAAAACGATCAACTCTTCCGTGCCTTTGTCGAAGAAATCCGTGACTACGCCATTTTTTTGCTCGATTCAACCGGAAGGATTGCCAGTTGGAATCGCGGCGCACAAAGACTGCTCGGTTATTCCTCCGCTGAGATTATCGGCAATCACTTCTCCTGTTTTTATCCCGAAGAAGATATTGCTACAGGCAAACCCCAACAAGAACTCCAACTTGTCGCTACAGCCGGACAATGTGAAGATGAAGGATGGCGCAGGGGACGGAATGGAAGGCGGTTTTGGGCCAATATCACCCTCTCGGCATTGCAAGACGCTCAGGGACAATTAGTGGGATTTTCTGTAATTGCCCATGATCTGAGCGATCGCAAAGCTGTAGAAATGGAACTCTGTTCCCTCAACCGTGCTCTGACTACCATCTGGGAATGCAATCAAGTCATGGTTCGTGCCCAGGAAGAATCCGAACTCCTCCACGAGATCTGCCGGATCATCGTCGAAACCGGCGGCTATCGACTCGCTTGGGTTGCCTTATCTGAAGCGGAAGAACCGGCGCAATCGGAGCAACAACGACCCCTGCAACCTGCCGCCTTCGCCGGAGATGCCCAGGAGTATTTACAACAAATCCAGGCATCTTGGAAACCGAACCAACAATTTGCAGGCATGACCCGCACCTGCATTCAGACGGGTAAATGTTGCTTGGTACAAAATATCCAAACCGAACCCAATTTTGCCCCCTGGCGAGAATTGGCCCTCAACCAAGGATTGCACTCCACCATTGCTCTACCCTTGATTGGCAAAAACAAAACTTTTGGTTCCCTGCGAATTTATTCAGGAACCGCCAATGCCTTTGATATTGCCGAAGTGGAACTGTTGGGAGAACTCGCCAATGACCTCGCCTACGGCATTGTCGCCCTGCGCGATCGCGCCGAACGCCAACGTGCCGAATCTGCCCTGGCCAAAAGCGAGGAGCGTTACCGTCGGTTAGTCGAACTCTCCCCAGAAGCCATTATCGTCCACAGTAGTGGCAAAATCGAATTTATCAACACCGCCGGAGCTAAACTCCTCGGGGCCACCACACCGGAAGCCTTGGTGGGGTTACCCGTCCTGGATTTCGTCCATCCAGACAAACGCGCCGTAGTGGCGGAACGAATTGACCAGATTTTAAGCGAACATCAAGCCGTTCCCTTTATCGAACAACAGTTTTTGCGCGTCGATGGGACCATCGTGCCAGTGGAATTAGCCGCCACCCCCATTGGCGAAAAAAATGGCATCTTAAACCTGCTCACCGTCGCCCGAGATTTGAGCGATCGCAAGCGGATGGAGGCCGCCTTACGCGCCAGTGAGGAACTCCACCGGATCACCCTGAGCAATATCTCCGAAGCGGTGTTTATCACTGACTGCAATGGGGCACTGACCTATATCAGTCCCGCCGTGCGCTTCATTTGTGACTATTCCGTAGAAGAAGCCCAACAATGGAAGCACATTAGCGACCTCCTCGGCGATCACCTATTTGAGGGAGAGGAACTGGATCTACTCGGGGAAATTCACAACCTGGAACGGACCATCCTGGATAAACAAGGAAACCCCAGGACCTTACTGGTGAGCGTCAAACAAGTGGAAATCGAAGGAGGAACCCTGCTTTATACCTGCCGGGATATCACCGATCGCAAACAGGCAGAAGAGGCACTGCGCGAGAGTGAACATCGATTCCGCACCACCTTCGAGGGGGCGGCGATCGGGATGAAAATCACCGATTTAGAGGGAAGATTTCTGCAAAGCAATCCGGCACTCCAGGGAATGCTGGGGTATAGTCAGGCTCAGTTGCGCGACTTCTGCTTTGAGTCGATTACTTATCCCGAGGACCTGCCCATTAGCCGACAACTGTTTCAGGAACTGCTCGCCGGTGAGCGCGATCGCTACCAACTGGAAAAACGCTACATCCATGCTCAAGGTCACTGCGTCTGGGTCCGGCTGAGTGTCTCTTCCATTCGAGATACCCAAAACTCCTGGCAATTTGCGATCGGCTTAGTCGAGGATATCACCGAGCGCAAACAAGCCGAAGAAGAACTCCGACTCTACCGCAATCACCTCGAAGAACTGGTGGCGGAACGAACTGCCGAACTTCAGCGGATCAACGCCCGGTTAAGAACCGAAATCTCCCGACGAGAACAAGCCCAGCAAGCCTTAATCCGCGTCACCCAAGCCGTTGAAAGTACCAGTGATGCGGTCCTGATGATCGATATTACCGGGCAGGCCATCTATCATAACCGCGCCTTTTTAGATTTATTTGAATGGACCGTCGAAGAACTCAACCAGGCCGGTGGACTGCCCTCTTTATTTGCGGATTCCACCTTGGGTCAAGAAGTTTTTAATCTAATTCACCAGGGAAATAGTTGGAGTTCGGAAGTGCTGATGCGCGGACAAACTCATCGGTCTTTTGTCTTACCCCTGGCGATCGATCACAGTCCCATCAGTACGATTTCAATCTGGCTGCGGGCAGATGCGGTAACTGACGAAAACAATCAACGAGTCGGGTCGATTTGTGTATTAACCGATATTACCGACCGTAAACAGACTGAGGCCGCCTTGCGAGAAAGTGAAGACCAATTGCGAACCTTAATTAATGCCATGCCCGATGCGATCTGTTTTAAAGACGGTCGCGGGGCTTGGCTGGAAGTCAACCAAGCCATGCTGAAAATCTTTGACATGGGAGATTTGGATTATCACGGGAAAACCGATGCCGAGATTGCAGAGTTGAACTTGTTTTATCGTGATGCATTTTTGGAGTGCGAACGGTCCGATGAGGAAGCCTGGAAACATGGGATTCTCTCCCATCAAGAAGAAGTAATACCCCTTCCTGATGGCTCTCACGTGATTTTAGATACCCTAAAAGTGCCACTGTTTCACAGCGATGGTAGTCGCAAAGGATTGGTCGTGATTGGTCGAGATATCACGGAACGCAAACAGGTGGAGGAGGAACGTCTGCGTCTGGCTTCGATTGTGGAGTCTTCCGATGATGCGATTATTGGCAAAACCTTAGATGGGATGATTTTAAGCTGGAATGCCGGTGCTCAGAGAATTTATGGCTATACTGCCGAGGAAGTGAAAGGGCGATCGATTTCAATTTTGATTCTGCCCGATCGCCAAGAGAGCGAATTACGCCTGTTGGAAGGAATTCGCCAAGGGTCAAGTATTGACCATTATGAAACGGTGCATTTGAAGAAAGAGGGGTCGCCGATCTATGTGTCCCTGACGATTTCTCCCATTAAAGATGCGGCAGGTCGGATTACCGGGGTTTCCACGATCGCCCGGGATGTGACGGACCTCAAGCGGGTCGAGGATTCCCTGGAACGTCTGCGCCATCAAAATGAGTTGATTTTAAATTCCGCAGGCGAAGGCATCTGTGGCATGGATATTCGGGGCAATACGACCTTTATTAATCCTGCTGCCACCAAGATGTTGGGATATTCGATGGGGGAATTGTTAGGCGCACCGTTAACGATGATTTTGGGATCAAACTTTTTGCCCAAGGAAGAGGGTGATCCTCGGGATGGGGGTGGAGATTGTTTAGCACCCCCGCTTTATGGGGCAATTTCCGATGGGTCAGTCCATCACGGCACTGCGGTGTTTTGGCGCAAGGATGGCACGAGTTTTCCCGTGGAATATATCACAACCCCGATTCAAGAACAAAATCAAATCAAGGGGGCGGTCCTCACCTTCAAGGATATTACGGAACGTCAGGGTGTGGAGCGGATGAAGGATGAATTTATTTCTGTGGTGAGTCACGAACTGCGAACTCCCTTAACTTCGATTCGCGGGTCTTTGGGTCTGCTGGCGAATGGACTGCTGGAGTCCTATCCGGAAAAGGCAGGGCGGATGTTAGAGATTGCGGTATCCAATACCGATCGCTTGGTGCGCTTGATTAATGACATTCTCGATTTAGAGCGCATCCAGTCCGGTAAAGTAACGATGGTTGAGCAGCTTTGCAATGCTGCTGATTTGACGATCGCAGCAGCGGATGCCATGCGGACAATGGCGGATAAGGCCGGGGTCACCATCTGCGTGAACCCAATTCCGGTGCAACTGTGGGCCGATCCCGATCGCATTTTCCAAGTCTTGACTAATTTGCTGAGTAATGCGCTCAAGTTTTCTCCAGAAGGCGGTCAAGTCTGGTTGTCCGCCTCTCTCACTTCTGCCGGAGAACCGGATTTCCTCCCTTCACAGACTCCGGAAGTGCTGTTTCTGATTAAAGATCAGGGACGGGGTATTCCTCGGGATAAACTAGAGACAATTTTTGAACGCTTCCAACAAGTTGATGCCTCAGATTCTCGCAAGAAAGGGGGGACTGGCTTGGGGTTAGCGATTTGTCGCAGTATTGTCGAACATCACGGTGGGCAGATTTGGGTGGAAAGTGTCGTGGGAGAGGGCAGTTCGTTCTATTTCACCCTGCCGGTGGAACGGCAAAATTCTGACTCAGATGAGGAATGTTCTGATTTTACCTGCTCCCCAACCCAGGACCCAGGGATTGCGGTAGAATCAGGCGATCGCCGGGAAGAACGGTTGACTCAGGGGCATTCGGGACCGCCGGAGAAAGACCCCCAGGTTAACTCGGCTCCCCCATCGCCGATTCTGGAGGCGATTGCCCGCTTGAAAGGGCGATCGTGA